The Acidobacteriaceae bacterium nucleotide sequence CCGAGCATCTCGCCTGCTGGACCTTCGAAGCCGACAGCAAAACCGCCCTGACCACCATGACGAGCTACCCCATCATCCTCGGGGACCACACCCCCGAAGCCGTCGTCCCCTCCAGCTTCATCAAGCCCGATGCAGCGGCAAAGTTGTAGCCTGTAAGGAATCATGTAGCGAGGCGAGAGCAATCATCTTTTCGGTTAGGGCTTCAAAAGAGCAACCCCACATAAAAGAACAACCCACATTCTGCATAACAGAATGTGGGTTGTTCTTTTGAGATCTTTAGTTAGCGTGCGATCGGCTGGAGCTTGATCACCGTTGGCTTTGGGTCCATGAGGCCCATGACGCGGTTGATCGAGTCCTCGGTGCGCGTGCCGGTGATGTGCGTGGCGCGCATGCCCTTTGCGATCATGTTGCACATTTCAAAACGGCTGTTTCCGCACGACAATGCTTGATGGAACTTCTTTGAGCGCATAGATATCTCCAGACAGACAAGGGTAAGTGGAGCGTGTGTTTCGGCACTCATTAGTTGGATAACGTGAGGAATGAGAGGGCGGAGAAGTTCTCCTTCTAGGTTACTCCTCATTCGCGGCCGGCGCGCAGGAAGTTAGCAGCGTTGCTCACAAAGAGGATCGCGCTGCGATGCTCTGGAAGGAGCACCGGGCCCGAAACTCCGAACCACCATAACCGAAGACAAGCAAAGGCCCCGGCATGGATGCCGGGGCCTTGGATGATATGCCTGGTAGAGCTAACTCCGCCCTTGCGGGCTTTCTCTACATCTTCTTCGCAATGATCATGCCGGACACTTTGTCGTAGGTGGCCTTGGGCAGAATGCCCTTGCTCAGAAGCTGCGACTTGTTCGAGTACGGGCGCCCTTTGATGATCTTGTCCGAGTACGCGTCGCCGATTCCCGGAATCGCCTTGAGCTGATCTTTCGTGGCGGTGTTGATGTCAACCAGCGCTGGCATGGGGGCTGCCGCGAACGGAGCCGAGGGCTGCGCCGCCACGAGCGGATGCGAGGCCATCAGCGTGCAGGACAAGGCGGCAAGGGACAGAAGAGTGCGAAGAGTTTTCACAAAGGGCTCCCAAACGTAGAAGTTGACTACGCCACGTAGCATACACAGGAAAAGTCGACCGGTCAGCTTGTCTGTCGGTTAAATCGCGCGTGGATTCCAGCCGC carries:
- a CDS encoding helix-hairpin-helix domain-containing protein; this translates as MKTLRTLLSLAALSCTLMASHPLVAAQPSAPFAAAPMPALVDINTATKDQLKAIPGIGDAYSDKIIKGRPYSNKSQLLSKGILPKATYDKVSGMIIAKKM